In Helicobacter mastomyrinus, a single genomic region encodes these proteins:
- a CDS encoding aspartate carbamoyltransferase catalytic subunit: MHSPKHLLRTSDLSIAQIESILSQAQIYKDMRHRENLKNKTIITIFFENSTRTLSSFEIAAKRLSADVVRLDVSRSSTTKGESMSDTAANLNAMNPSAIIIRHKNAGAGYYLKSQVSCPIINGGDGAHAHPTQALLDLLTLKEHFGNDLNNLKGKKIAIIGDIKNSRVANSNIELLSRFGLEVILVTPPHFLPPTTLRTATHLREVANEVDVFMSLRTQTERHDKQIYGSLKDYAGQYCLTPEILSDRDVIVLHPGPVHRNIDIDDEVLKDPRCKVLEQVTNGVCVRMAVLEFCISA, translated from the coding sequence ATGCACTCCCCTAAACATCTCCTCCGCACAAGCGACCTTAGCATAGCACAAATAGAATCTATCCTTTCTCAAGCCCAAATTTACAAAGATATGCGCCATAGAGAGAATCTCAAAAATAAGACTATTATTACTATTTTTTTTGAAAACTCCACCCGCACACTTTCTAGTTTTGAAATCGCCGCTAAACGCTTAAGTGCTGATGTTGTAAGACTTGATGTGAGTAGAAGCTCAACTACAAAGGGAGAGAGTATGTCTGATACTGCTGCTAATCTTAATGCAATGAATCCTAGTGCAATTATTATCCGTCATAAAAATGCAGGAGCTGGGTATTATCTCAAGTCTCAAGTGAGCTGTCCTATCATTAATGGTGGTGATGGCGCACACGCACACCCAACACAGGCTTTGCTTGATTTGCTTACGCTTAAAGAGCATTTTGGTAATGATTTAAACAATCTTAAGGGCAAAAAAATCGCCATTATCGGGGATATCAAAAACTCACGTGTGGCAAATAGTAATATTGAGCTGCTTAGTCGCTTTGGGCTTGAGGTAATTTTGGTTACCCCACCGCATTTTCTCCCGCCTACTACATTACGCACGGCTACGCATTTGCGCGAAGTAGCAAATGAAGTCGATGTGTTTATGAGTTTGCGCACGCAGACTGAACGTCACGATAAGCAGATTTATGGCTCGCTCAAAGATTATGCAGGACAATACTGCTTGACACCGGAGATTCTAAGCGATAGAGATGTGATAGTCCTGCACCCCGGACCTGTGCATCGTAATATTGATATTGATGATGAGGTGCTTAAAGATCCGCGTTGTAAGGTTTTAGAGCAGGTAACGAATGGTGTGTGTGTGCGTATGGCGGTGCTCGAGTTTTGTATCTCTGCTTAG
- the nrfH gene encoding cytochrome c nitrite reductase small subunit, producing the protein MSSILVILLTIIAILACYTFYHAKGTSYFSNNPEACNNCHIMNEVFNDYSNAPHSHKTAGQPRATCNDCHLPHNFISKWIAKAQSGVGHAYAFTFKLDSLPVNLSANEASKQMVQDNCVRCHIEYAQNAVNPTTTPGHNNALSCVSCHEGVGHKRGF; encoded by the coding sequence ATATCGAGTATTCTCGTCATTCTTCTTACGATTATTGCTATCCTTGCATGCTATACATTTTATCATGCCAAAGGCACCTCATATTTTAGCAACAATCCAGAAGCGTGCAATAACTGTCATATTATGAATGAAGTTTTTAACGACTACTCTAATGCTCCCCACTCCCACAAAACCGCAGGACAGCCACGAGCTACTTGTAATGACTGCCACTTGCCACATAACTTTATTTCTAAATGGATCGCTAAAGCCCAAAGCGGCGTAGGACATGCTTATGCCTTTACCTTTAAGCTCGATTCATTACCCGTTAATCTTAGCGCAAATGAAGCAAGTAAGCAAATGGTGCAAGATAATTGTGTGCGATGCCATATCGAATATGCCCAGAATGCGGTCAATCCTACGACCACCCCAGGGCATAACAATGCTTTAAGCTGTGTTTCCTGCCATGAGGGCGTAGGGCACAAAAGAGGATTTTAG
- a CDS encoding diacylglycerol kinase, with translation MPATKTKNPQRNDKKGKRGLKRLYNAFFFSLDGIKAAWQEEEGFRQVLSIGIMLSIIACFIAQSWLELILLVLPCVLSIIVELINSAIENAIDFTSLEIHPLAKKAKDMGSAIQLIACLFVTFVWGSYLLTHFVL, from the coding sequence ATGCCAGCGACCAAAACTAAGAATCCTCAACGCAACGACAAAAAGGGGAAAAGAGGTTTAAAGCGCCTCTATAATGCTTTTTTTTTCTCCCTCGATGGCATTAAGGCAGCGTGGCAGGAAGAAGAGGGCTTTAGGCAAGTATTAAGTATAGGCATTATGCTAAGTATTATTGCGTGTTTTATCGCTCAAAGCTGGCTAGAACTTATCCTGCTTGTTTTGCCTTGTGTGCTTTCTATTATCGTAGAGCTTATTAATTCCGCAATTGAAAATGCCATTGATTTCACAAGCCTTGAGATCCACCCTCTTGCCAAAAAAGCAAAAGATATGGGAAGTGCTATACAACTTATAGCGTGTTTGTTTGTAACTTTTGTATGGGGAAGCTATCTTCTCACACATTTTGTGCTCTAA
- a CDS encoding phosphate/phosphite/phosphonate ABC transporter substrate-binding protein, protein MKHIVVGAVAYAPQVLPIWDVIRDYANTYFKNTRLDYVLFSNYERQVQWLIDGKIDIAWNTNVAYIRTMFATQNKAQAILMRDTDIGFKSVFVSKKGNVKNIEDLRGKKFGLGSLDSAQAAIMPLYYLKGHKIQECDTSLIHSIHTTNGAINIFRFNSDLGKHGDTGRSEFDVLDKVKAGELDAGAIGSTTWARIIQEGSYPQIESFYASPDYCHCNFTCLANFDETLKKDFIEMMCSQNNLKNDPKIAQMMALEGLNQWVLCDETALKGYEEIHQAMYEQNLIHL, encoded by the coding sequence ATGAAACATATTGTAGTAGGGGCAGTCGCATACGCCCCACAGGTACTGCCTATTTGGGATGTTATTAGAGACTATGCAAATACATATTTTAAAAACACACGACTTGATTATGTGCTTTTTAGTAATTATGAAAGGCAAGTGCAATGGCTTATTGATGGTAAGATAGATATTGCGTGGAATACTAATGTAGCCTATATCCGCACGATGTTTGCTACACAAAATAAAGCTCAAGCCATCTTAATGCGCGATACAGATATAGGCTTTAAAAGTGTCTTTGTGAGCAAAAAAGGTAATGTAAAGAATATAGAGGACTTAAGGGGTAAAAAATTTGGCTTGGGGAGCTTGGATTCTGCACAAGCTGCTATTATGCCCCTCTACTATCTTAAAGGGCATAAAATCCAAGAGTGTGATACGAGCCTCATTCACTCTATACATACAACAAATGGAGCTATCAATATATTTCGTTTCAATAGCGACTTAGGCAAACACGGCGATACCGGCAGAAGTGAATTTGACGTATTGGATAAAGTTAAGGCAGGAGAGCTTGATGCAGGAGCCATTGGCTCGACAACGTGGGCTAGAATTATACAAGAGGGGAGCTATCCACAAATAGAAAGTTTTTATGCAAGTCCTGATTATTGCCATTGCAACTTCACCTGCCTTGCGAACTTTGACGAAACACTCAAAAAAGATTTTATAGAGATGATGTGCTCACAAAATAATCTAAAAAATGACCCCAAAATAGCTCAAATGATGGCTTTAGAAGGGCTCAATCAATGGGTGCTATGCGATGAAACTGCCTTGAAGGGATATGAAGAAATACATCAAGCTATGTATGAGCAAAATCTTATACACCTATGA
- a CDS encoding acyl-CoA dehydrogenase family protein, translating into MLNLEKLEEVTVEFGKAHIAPYTESIDKEARFPKEAYDALRNQGYMGLLVPKEYGGSGGNCQHHAKVCFHLARFDASSALCYMMHNTATACLSLFGSDRQKSQFLPQIAKGEAAFALAYSESGSGTHFGLPDITEQEVDEYRILNGRKSFVTSAQHADYYLTYSNSCKVSGGKNNWIVPNNSDGLLHEEGVWNGLGMRGNFSKPVQYNNVKLNTQTSLLGKDGEGEAQAGIVAMYFVVGLGAVYSGVGRAAYECAIHHVKTRKYTDGSSLADKELVRNHIANLYTKTQSQIALVNEAARAFDNKEADAVSKIFACRINATTLVMEITELAMRLGGGKAYSKQLPLERYLRDALASQVMAPSLDILQVWLADALLPKE; encoded by the coding sequence ATGTTAAATTTAGAGAAATTAGAAGAAGTAACAGTAGAGTTTGGGAAAGCACATATCGCCCCATACACAGAATCTATTGATAAAGAAGCAAGATTCCCAAAAGAGGCTTATGACGCACTAAGAAATCAGGGCTATATGGGGCTGCTTGTGCCAAAAGAATATGGTGGGAGTGGTGGAAACTGCCAACATCATGCAAAAGTTTGCTTTCATTTAGCTCGATTTGATGCTTCTAGCGCACTTTGCTATATGATGCACAATACTGCCACAGCCTGTCTATCTCTCTTTGGGAGTGATAGACAAAAAAGTCAATTTCTACCTCAAATTGCCAAAGGTGAAGCTGCATTTGCTCTAGCATATAGTGAGAGTGGCTCGGGAACGCATTTTGGACTGCCCGATATTACAGAGCAAGAAGTGGATGAGTACAGAATCTTAAATGGCAGAAAGAGCTTTGTAACCTCAGCCCAACACGCAGACTATTATCTTACCTATAGCAATTCGTGCAAAGTTTCAGGGGGCAAAAATAATTGGATTGTCCCTAATAATAGTGATGGATTGCTACACGAAGAGGGTGTGTGGAATGGGCTTGGTATGCGAGGAAACTTCTCTAAACCTGTGCAATACAATAATGTAAAGCTCAATACCCAAACATCTTTGCTTGGCAAAGATGGAGAGGGTGAGGCACAGGCTGGGATTGTGGCAATGTATTTTGTCGTAGGGCTTGGAGCAGTATATAGTGGGGTAGGACGAGCTGCGTATGAGTGTGCGATTCATCACGTCAAAACACGAAAATATACTGATGGCTCAAGCCTAGCAGACAAAGAATTAGTGAGAAATCACATTGCTAATCTTTATACAAAAACCCAAAGCCAAATCGCCCTTGTAAATGAGGCAGCAAGAGCTTTTGATAATAAAGAAGCTGATGCAGTATCCAAGATATTTGCTTGTAGAATCAACGCTACCACTCTAGTTATGGAGATTACAGAGCTTGCTATGCGCCTTGGTGGAGGAAAAGCATATTCCAAACAGCTACCATTAGAGCGATACTTACGTGACGCTCTAGCCTCTCAAGTAATGGCACCAAGCCTTGATATTTTGCAAGTATGGCTTGCAGATGCACTTTTACCAAAGGAATAG
- a CDS encoding ammonia-forming cytochrome c nitrite reductase subunit c552, with amino-acid sequence MQKEKRMLPIFIVVAIVVIVGLVWFNFDISSKQAGNTGVISKQLVELTDENPTFDFWGKNFPEYLDMYLKVETETPKYTNFGGNLAYSKLIRYPQLTILWAGYPFSLDANEERGHFWIQVDQMETARNNKDFLNAHGFAKFGGQPAACMNCHSGWTPWLINNVAKGDFTVFNSTKYWTMIKNVPARNGIQEGSEEHGGPHGGKRMGVTCADCHNPDDMSLRVVRPALINALVGRGYQKDPIQGIKADRKEMRTLVCAQCHVEYYFKPTGEKVKVMGESIATDPTKKWWNGTQKTYDEYEHWRDGNKATEIEVDGINLTFPWSAWKKGENFRIEMFDAHYDAVRPIFQEDWTHKETKAPMLKIQHPEYELFSGGVHAANGVSCADCHMPYIRGSGGKKITQHNVTSPLFDINSACKTCHTQPEEYLKKQIADIQKSVAFDLRSAEYATVSLIFDIKKLREELGKLPAYQTNGKADDTKISKALQEPLELHRRGQMRGDFVGAENSTGFHNPREASRMLLQAVEMARMGQTKLVEIAAANGIKGFKTSNLGFEEIQKFNPGEIVYKIDLNGHTAGERYYKDPRVNGEAPKELLELDKNIQPYNFDEVDKISAGATNTK; translated from the coding sequence ATGCAAAAAGAAAAAAGAATGCTACCTATATTTATTGTTGTGGCCATTGTTGTTATCGTTGGACTTGTATGGTTTAACTTTGATATTTCATCAAAACAGGCAGGGAATACAGGAGTGATTTCTAAGCAGCTTGTGGAGCTTACTGATGAAAACCCGACTTTTGATTTTTGGGGTAAAAACTTCCCTGAATATCTTGATATGTATCTTAAGGTAGAGACTGAAACGCCAAAATACACAAACTTTGGTGGTAACCTTGCATACTCAAAGCTCATTCGCTATCCACAGCTCACAATCTTATGGGCAGGCTATCCCTTTAGTCTTGACGCAAATGAAGAAAGAGGGCATTTTTGGATACAAGTAGATCAAATGGAAACTGCTAGAAACAACAAAGATTTCCTTAATGCACACGGTTTTGCAAAATTTGGCGGGCAGCCTGCAGCCTGTATGAACTGCCATAGCGGCTGGACTCCGTGGCTTATCAATAATGTAGCCAAAGGTGATTTCACTGTATTTAACAGCACAAAATATTGGACAATGATTAAAAACGTCCCTGCTCGCAATGGCATACAAGAGGGCTCTGAAGAACACGGCGGACCTCATGGCGGTAAAAGAATGGGTGTAACCTGTGCAGATTGCCATAATCCTGATGATATGAGTCTAAGAGTAGTGCGCCCTGCACTCATCAATGCCCTTGTTGGTAGGGGCTATCAAAAAGACCCTATTCAAGGCATTAAAGCAGATAGAAAAGAAATGCGAACCCTTGTATGTGCTCAATGCCACGTGGAATACTACTTCAAGCCAACAGGAGAAAAAGTCAAAGTTATGGGGGAATCAATTGCCACCGATCCAACCAAAAAATGGTGGAATGGCACGCAAAAAACTTATGATGAATATGAGCATTGGAGAGATGGCAACAAAGCTACCGAAATAGAAGTCGATGGTATCAATCTCACTTTCCCTTGGAGTGCTTGGAAAAAAGGTGAAAACTTTAGAATCGAAATGTTTGATGCACATTATGATGCAGTGCGACCAATCTTTCAAGAAGACTGGACACATAAAGAAACTAAAGCGCCTATGCTCAAGATTCAACACCCTGAATACGAACTCTTTAGCGGTGGTGTGCATGCGGCTAATGGTGTGAGCTGTGCAGATTGTCATATGCCTTACATTAGAGGTTCAGGTGGCAAAAAAATCACACAACATAATGTTACTTCACCACTCTTTGATATAAATTCTGCGTGTAAAACTTGCCATACACAGCCTGAAGAATATCTCAAAAAACAAATTGCCGATATTCAAAAATCTGTAGCGTTTGACTTAAGAAGTGCAGAATATGCGACTGTGAGCCTTATCTTTGATATCAAGAAATTACGCGAAGAGTTAGGCAAACTTCCTGCATATCAAACTAATGGCAAAGCTGATGATACAAAAATCTCTAAAGCTCTCCAAGAGCCACTAGAACTTCATAGAAGAGGACAAATGAGAGGTGATTTTGTGGGTGCGGAAAACTCCACAGGATTTCATAATCCACGCGAAGCAAGCCGTATGCTCCTCCAAGCTGTAGAAATGGCGAGAATGGGACAAACCAAACTTGTTGAAATCGCTGCTGCAAATGGCATTAAAGGCTTTAAAACTTCTAATCTAGGATTTGAAGAGATTCAAAAGTTTAATCCCGGTGAAATTGTTTATAAAATAGACCTTAATGGACATACTGCTGGTGAGCGCTACTACAAAGATCCCAGAGTAAATGGTGAAGCACCAAAAGAGCTTTTAGAGCTTGATAAAAATATTCAACCTTACAACTTCGACGAAGTTGATAAAATTTCTGCTGGTGCCACCAACACTAAATAA
- a CDS encoding class I SAM-dependent methyltransferase: MTQCILCHSQSTAILQTIKQDDINALYERAFGLDVSHIITSNLLYHHCKICDLRFFTCEDGTIPTGDNHFYNTLNTLEWYYFAEKHEYDYVQKYINPESKVLEVGCGKAAFAHFLPPEAKKHYIGLELSTGAKEMASKDGICIENISVEEYAKSHAKGFDIACSFQVLEHVSNPYGFLQAQIECLKDSQLNGGGGI, encoded by the coding sequence ATGACACAATGTATTCTCTGCCATAGCCAAAGCACTGCTATCTTGCAAACCATCAAACAAGATGATATAAATGCACTCTATGAACGTGCCTTTGGGCTTGATGTAAGTCATATTATTACAAGCAACTTACTTTATCATCACTGCAAAATATGTGATTTGCGCTTTTTCACTTGTGAAGATGGCACGATTCCCACAGGGGATAATCACTTCTACAATACGCTTAACACACTTGAGTGGTATTACTTCGCTGAAAAGCACGAGTATGATTACGTCCAAAAATACATTAATCCAGAATCCAAAGTTTTAGAAGTAGGCTGTGGTAAAGCAGCATTCGCTCATTTTTTACCCCCTGAAGCCAAAAAGCATTACATCGGGCTAGAGCTTAGCACAGGCGCAAAAGAAATGGCAAGCAAAGATGGCATTTGCATTGAAAATATCAGCGTTGAAGAATATGCCAAATCCCACGCCAAAGGCTTTGACATCGCTTGTAGTTTCCAAGTCCTTGAACACGTAAGCAATCCTTATGGCTTCCTCCAAGCTCAAATTGAGTGCTTAAAAGATTCACAATTAAATGGGGGGGGGGGCATATAA
- a CDS encoding polyphenol oxidase family protein: MFLQTSLQSLLFKGQKICFALSDRFGGVSKGAFSTLNLGYYVGDKSLDVDSNHQLITTRFYDMFCVEQGDRAALYYCQQIHSTQSVVLDKTLESLAQNRGGVSISLGEADGIITQIPYRICVALAADCNPILLYDKAHHAMAVIHAGRKGVFDGILPQVFAKMNALYQTQAADCLLYVGASIRSCCYEVGGDICEEAMNLGFSRNVLKGNRLDLMACLQEQCENLHIQTHQVEVSPYCSCCDERLYSYRRDKTTGRYGLLAMLL, encoded by the coding sequence ATGTTTTTACAAACAAGTTTGCAAAGCCTACTTTTTAAGGGACAAAAGATATGTTTTGCTTTGAGTGATCGTTTTGGCGGAGTGAGCAAAGGAGCTTTTAGCACACTTAATTTGGGCTATTATGTAGGTGATAAATCTTTAGACGTGGATTCTAACCATCAGCTTATAACGACAAGATTTTATGATATGTTTTGTGTTGAGCAAGGAGATAGGGCGGCTCTGTATTATTGTCAGCAGATTCATAGCACACAAAGCGTTGTTTTGGATAAAACTTTAGAATCTTTAGCGCAAAATCGGGGAGGGGTCTCTATATCACTTGGTGAGGCTGATGGCATTATCACACAGATTCCATATAGAATCTGTGTAGCCCTAGCCGCAGATTGTAATCCCATTTTGCTCTATGATAAAGCACATCACGCAATGGCAGTAATCCACGCCGGACGCAAAGGCGTATTTGATGGTATATTGCCACAAGTGTTTGCAAAGATGAATGCCTTGTATCAAACACAAGCAGCAGATTGTCTGCTTTATGTAGGGGCGTCCATACGCTCGTGCTGCTATGAGGTGGGTGGAGATATATGTGAGGAAGCTATGAATCTTGGCTTTAGTCGCAATGTCTTGAAGGGTAATAGGCTTGATTTGATGGCGTGTTTGCAAGAGCAATGTGAGAATCTCCATATACAAACACATCAAGTAGAGGTTAGTCCATATTGCTCCTGCTGTGATGAGCGGCTATATTCATATAGACGTGATAAAACAACAGGGAGATATGGGCTTTTGGCTATGCTTTTGTAA
- a CDS encoding outer membrane family protein has product MKKIVCIGVLVWGCLLIQVNAFEVQVNGSAETFTKWGFNNQKLNKETGAAPTESFTTLFSQLNLEADLGAGFKAGLGGAIGGLVFDSTAGLNSGVGNASPVQQGYFGLSWDKEKIQNYIVHNAFLEYKYADSVYLKAGRYEGGKVGEWYSGYTQGAEGYIQLKHIKIWGFLSNRRGFAYDQWFNDFYRVSGTYSNGATRNTYAAGLDLSFAGFSVSGFSYYIPGVVTAPGVSLTFDSNPNFEAQGFRSVSKVRTLFPIAADGQWGSDKSVRGGQWVGIEHHSATLIFEQKFELDNFHFGAGYYQNFGNASALIGSWGSPLMLDIWTASAWDIGPALADIISKNAITGFGFLGANYAKFDWQFIARATNSTRSAEQSVALHLKYQVREDVSVGGKLEWFSDTTKAGYNPLAGYYTDVFLTHKRIDDRSHLFFYIRHTF; this is encoded by the coding sequence ATGAAAAAGATAGTATGTATAGGTGTGTTAGTTTGGGGTTGTTTATTGATACAGGTCAATGCTTTTGAAGTGCAAGTCAATGGTTCAGCAGAGACTTTCACCAAATGGGGCTTTAATAATCAAAAACTCAATAAGGAAACTGGTGCAGCCCCTACGGAGAGCTTTACGACACTTTTCTCTCAACTTAATTTAGAGGCAGATTTGGGAGCTGGGTTTAAAGCAGGGCTAGGTGGTGCCATAGGTGGATTAGTCTTTGATTCTACAGCGGGGCTAAATAGTGGTGTGGGCAATGCTTCGCCAGTACAGCAGGGATATTTTGGGCTTTCTTGGGATAAGGAGAAAATACAAAATTATATCGTTCATAATGCTTTTTTGGAATATAAATATGCCGATAGTGTTTATTTGAAAGCTGGACGATATGAGGGTGGTAAGGTAGGTGAGTGGTATAGTGGATATACGCAAGGAGCGGAAGGATACATTCAGCTTAAGCATATAAAAATATGGGGATTTTTATCAAATCGCCGCGGTTTTGCCTATGATCAATGGTTTAATGATTTTTATCGTGTGAGTGGCACTTATAGTAATGGCGCGACACGGAATACCTATGCAGCAGGACTTGATTTAAGTTTTGCTGGGTTTAGCGTGAGTGGATTCTCATATTATATTCCCGGTGTGGTAACTGCGCCGGGTGTAAGCCTTACATTTGATAGTAATCCAAATTTTGAAGCACAAGGTTTTCGTTCTGTAAGTAAGGTGCGCACTCTTTTCCCCATAGCTGCAGATGGACAATGGGGAAGCGATAAGAGTGTGCGGGGAGGACAATGGGTAGGTATTGAACATCATAGTGCTACTTTAATCTTTGAGCAAAAGTTTGAGTTAGATAATTTTCATTTTGGGGCAGGATATTATCAAAATTTTGGCAATGCAAGTGCTTTAATTGGGAGTTGGGGCAGCCCGCTAATGCTTGATATATGGACAGCGAGCGCGTGGGATATTGGACCAGCACTTGCTGATATAATAAGCAAGAATGCTATTACAGGCTTTGGATTTTTGGGCGCAAATTATGCTAAGTTTGATTGGCAGTTTATTGCTAGGGCTACAAATAGCACAAGAAGTGCGGAGCAGAGTGTAGCTTTGCATTTAAAGTACCAAGTGCGTGAAGATGTAAGTGTGGGTGGCAAGCTAGAATGGTTTAGCGATACGACAAAAGCTGGATATAATCCACTTGCTGGATATTACACTGATGTTTTTCTTACTCATAAGCGCATTGATGATAGAAGTCATCTCTTTTTCTATATCCGCCATACATTCTAA
- the tlyA gene encoding 23S rRNA (cytidine-2'-O)-methyltransferase TlyA, whose translation MQRLDTYCAALLSSRTKAQEAIASGCVKVNGITIYKNAMLVNANDEVVINTQGLLLGRAGYKLRGFINELIRQGLWERDYLKDKRVLDIGSSTGGFTQVLLEEGIKEIICVDVGKNQLHSDIRNDRRVKVFEECDVRNFSDEGSFDLLVCDVSFISLYKLIESFKRIQSRDYIWLFKPQFEVGKDAKRDKKGVLKDKHLGEEYVRAFCEHIQNDFRILHIQQSILKGKEGNEEFFIYGRK comes from the coding sequence ATGCAACGGCTTGATACCTACTGCGCTGCCCTGCTCTCTTCCCGCACTAAAGCACAAGAAGCCATTGCTTCTGGCTGCGTCAAAGTCAATGGCATAACCATCTATAAAAATGCTATGCTTGTTAATGCTAACGATGAAGTGGTGATTAACACACAGGGCTTACTGCTAGGCAGGGCGGGGTATAAGCTAAGAGGCTTTATAAATGAATTAATTAGGCAAGGACTATGGGAGAGGGATTATCTCAAAGATAAAAGGGTGCTTGATATTGGCTCAAGCACAGGGGGATTCACACAGGTACTATTAGAAGAGGGCATAAAAGAAATCATTTGTGTAGATGTAGGAAAAAATCAGCTCCATAGCGATATTCGCAATGATAGACGCGTGAAGGTCTTTGAGGAATGCGATGTGCGGAATTTTAGCGATGAGGGTAGCTTTGATTTACTTGTGTGTGATGTGAGCTTTATCTCACTCTACAAACTTATAGAATCTTTCAAACGCATTCAAAGCAGGGATTATATATGGCTTTTTAAACCACAATTTGAAGTGGGTAAAGACGCTAAAAGAGATAAAAAAGGTGTGTTAAAAGATAAGCATTTGGGGGAGGAATACGTAAGGGCGTTTTGTGAGCATATACAAAATGATTTTAGAATCCTCCACATACAGCAAAGCATATTAAAAGGAAAGGAAGGTAATGAAGAGTTTTTTATCTATGGTAGAAAATGA
- a CDS encoding ferritin-like domain-containing protein — protein MHKTCLFMGSLPPQSLFFLRLENAFLLSQKDTFIEIVSEYDNLENDLLMWCRFKGEEFLHKQMPHKDSKERFIYTLRKCSHTRFSTYTNPHIAPDRQGLAPYGVQVESASPDYHFTYICDEEIFSPYIEPIYEDAKKTQWNTSSDIKWQEIPLFSPALQFAIAQIMTYLVENEFSALYIPSRFLSQISPYFTAVPLLLSSIIGDEARHIESFIKRANATGLGVQYSTLTTQQSLYSLYKEKDYFKSSFLLHIMGEGTFIDLLRFLEESFRALGDEASAHLLYLARRDESRHVAYGMSNIKYAIAQNPAKIQALKEVVFARKHYLDTQSSESSLLLESMAILRGGGEEHILRGFEEVLELKKKMEKNRTNRLIECGIDEELAIDLSKAHTPNFM, from the coding sequence ATGCACAAAACCTGTCTTTTTATGGGTAGTTTGCCTCCCCAAAGTCTCTTTTTTTTGCGTCTTGAGAATGCTTTTTTGCTTTCCCAAAAAGATACATTCATAGAGATAGTAAGCGAATATGATAATTTAGAAAATGATTTATTGATGTGGTGTCGCTTTAAGGGGGAAGAATTTTTACACAAGCAGATGCCACATAAGGATTCTAAAGAAAGATTTATCTATACCTTGCGTAAATGCTCACACACACGTTTTAGCACATATACAAATCCTCACATTGCGCCAGACAGACAGGGGCTTGCTCCTTATGGTGTGCAGGTAGAAAGTGCAAGTCCTGATTATCACTTTACCTATATATGTGATGAGGAGATTTTTAGTCCGTATATAGAGCCTATTTACGAAGATGCGAAAAAGACACAATGGAATACCTCAAGTGATATAAAATGGCAGGAGATTCCTTTATTTTCCCCTGCATTGCAGTTTGCCATAGCACAAATTATGACATATCTCGTAGAAAATGAATTTTCTGCCCTCTATATCCCTAGTCGTTTTTTAAGCCAAATTTCCCCTTATTTCACAGCTGTGCCGCTTTTACTCTCAAGTATTATAGGTGATGAAGCACGTCATATTGAATCTTTTATCAAACGTGCTAATGCCACAGGACTTGGTGTGCAGTATTCTACACTCACCACACAACAAAGTCTATATAGCCTCTATAAAGAAAAAGATTATTTCAAATCAAGCTTTTTGCTCCATATTATGGGGGAAGGGACATTTATTGATTTACTACGTTTTTTAGAAGAGAGCTTCAGGGCTTTGGGTGATGAGGCAAGTGCGCATTTATTGTATTTAGCAAGACGTGATGAATCTCGCCACGTTGCCTATGGTATGAGTAATATCAAGTATGCCATTGCTCAAAATCCTGCCAAAATTCAGGCTTTAAAAGAAGTTGTTTTTGCACGTAAACACTATTTAGATACCCAAAGTAGTGAATCTTCGCTTCTTTTAGAATCTATGGCAATTTTGCGCGGTGGAGGAGAAGAGCATATCTTAAGAGGTTTTGAGGAGGTGTTAGAACTCAAGAAAAAAATGGAAAAAAACCGCACAAATCGCTTAATAGAATGTGGCATTGATGAAGAGTTAGCCATAGATTTGAGTAAGGCACATACGCCTAATTTTATGTAA